A stretch of DNA from Coccidioides posadasii str. Silveira chromosome 1, complete sequence:
CGTCAGCATCCCCCCGGCCTGGCTCCATTCCCCAAACTGAAGGGGGCGAGTCGCCAGCCAAAAGAATCCCTTCGAGCGTAGAACAGGCCCAAATGCATGTGCGCGTTTATTCGCAAGAATAACTGCAGGATCAGGCTGTTCGAAACCTTGTACGCTTTGGGTCTCCATatcttcatcctcgtccTCAGACATAGGATCATTCTCGTCGATCTCCATTTGGTCCTTGTTTTCGTCGTCATTGTCCTCttgctcttcttcctcctctccctGCTGAAGAAGGATGAATTTGTcatgaagaagagcaaagagCCGACGCGGGTGAAACGGTCTCCTAGCGGTATATACAAAATTGTTAATTCCGTACCTGGGTGCCAAGTCAGCATTCGTAGCAGGAGATTGTGTTAAAGGGAGGAAGAGACGAACTCCAGGGTTTCCGGTTTAGGTGCCATCCTCTTTCCCTGATCAGTATTCATAACCGTCATCTCGTGCAGACTTTTCAACCAGCCCGAACCCGAGGCTGCTTTGAGAAAATCAAATCTGTTGGTTCCGATAATCTCGCGTACATCGACCTTCGAGTAACTGGATTCTAGGATTTTCGCATCAGGGTTCAACAACTTCACGAGTTTCCTAATCCGACCTCGGGTTTCTTCATCAACGGTCTCGATCTTATTGATAATCACAACATCAGCGAACTCGATCTGATCTACCATGAGATCGGAGATGGTGCGTTCATCCTCAGGAATAATTTCCTTGGAGCCATAGCGATCGGAAAGAAACTCTGCTGTGTCGAAACTCGATAGAAGATTGAATGCATCAATTACAGTGACTGTCGTGTCAAGGCTTGCTAAATTGTGAAGCCCTCCGAGCTCGGCACTGCATTCAGAAATAAGGCCGGTTAGTAAGGGGCGGCTCTGGCAGTGGTGAGCTCAAATGAAACTCTTACATCTCGGAGAGGATCTTCCTGCTATCCTCATCGGTATCCATGATCTGATCCTCAGCTTCAAGCATTGCCGCGCTAAACTCCGCAGTGAATGTTTCCGCCACTTGCATCGGCTCACTAATACCAGTACTCTCAATGACAACGTATTCCACTTCTTTCTGTCTTGTGAGGCGCGCAAGCTCCGAGAGCAAATCCCCACGGAGCGTGCAACAGATACAACCATTTTGGAGCTGGATGAGTTTCTCTTTCGTCTGAGATACTTTATGATGTGTAATGAGGGCAGCGTCGATATTAAGTCTGTTGAAGTAACCCAATTAGCCCGGAGTGTCTTGCATTGAAATAGGGTGCAAACTGACTTGCTCATATCATTGACAATCACAGCTATTCGAAGTCCATGGTCAGGCGATTTGAGGATATGCTCCAACAGGGTGGTCTTTCCACTTCCCTAATATCAAGAGTGTTAGAATGCATGCCTACTCACGTAGCCCCGACGCTTACCAAGAACCCTGATAGTAGGGTAACAGGCAGCCGTCTGGCTTCTTGGCCCTGTGTCCCTCCAGCTCCATCTTTGGGCTCTGGTGAGCGATGGGCCGCAGGTCTTTTCTCTGAGTCGACTTCCATCTTACTATCGTTAGTCAATTGCAAGATATGTAGCAAAATGAAGGCGAGTTTCGAGATTTTCACCTCAGGGCTAAAGGCCCTGGCATCCTTGCCGTTCTTATACGGCCTCCAAGTTACTCATTCTTCCGTCCACAGAGAACAAGACACGACCTATTATCTGATTCAAATGCAATACCTGCAGCTTTCTGCAAATTCCTCCGAAGGTACATTGTAATTGCTCACTTATGATTGGATGTGGAAGTTTGATTCCAAGGGGTAACTTGGAATGACGCTTGATCTTCTCTATCAAGGTCCCCATATCTTCAGGAGAAGGAACTATGCGACACAATCCGCTCCGCTCATCGACCTCTCGGTGGGACGGCCTGCGGCCGTGCAAAAGTTTTGATTTGCGGATTTATGTGGAAGCAGAACTAGCAAGCGTCCCTCGGGACATTAAGGCGAGTTGAAGCTGTAAGCGGTCAAGCATGAGCTACCTCCAATTCCAGCTCGaacacaaatggaccaaGAGTAGATAGTAGCAGCATTGGCAGCTTCACATATAATTATCAAGTGCACCGAGAATTTAAAAAGCTCGAACAGCA
This window harbors:
- a CDS encoding uncharacterized protein (EggNog:ENOG410PIGQ~COG:H), which codes for MEVDSEKRPAAHRSPEPKDGAGGTQGQEARRLPVTLLSGFLGSGKTTLLEHILKSPDHGLRIAVIVNDMSKLNIDAALITHHKVSQTKEKLIQLQNGCICCTLRGDLLSELARLTRQKEVEYVVIESTGISEPMQVAETFTAEFSAAMLEAEDQIMDTDEDSRKILSEIAELGGLHNLASLDTTVTVIDAFNLLSSFDTAEFLSDRYGSKEIIPEDERTISDLMVDQIEFADVVIINKIETVDEETRGRIRKLVKLLNPDAKILESSYSKVDVREIIGTNRFDFLKAASGSGWLKSLHEMTVMNTDQGKRMAPKPETLEYGINNFVYTARRPFHPRRLFALLHDKFILLQQGEEEEEQEDNDDENKDQMEIDENDPMSEDEDEDMETQSVQGFEQPDPAVILANKRAHAFGPVLRSKGFFWLATRPLQFGEWSQAGGMLTVSCGGPWFAEVPDEAWPEDKDVRKAIENDFQGQWGDRRQELVFIGEGIDVDKITSLLNESLLDDADMARWEKVMKNKRLSREEKAEKLARMWEDGWEGWPAFEIEEEDEDIQEKDKEKDKKHKHFASEYFGHTKEKTGSHAHPHHHHHKMDRLHQMKAVAT